A stretch of the Papaver somniferum cultivar HN1 chromosome 6, ASM357369v1, whole genome shotgun sequence genome encodes the following:
- the LOC113288115 gene encoding thymidine kinase a-like gives MVLISKMKSLLSPAFSTFSPHHLPKIKSFLSPPQTLISFESKSIQKPHQLSLCNSFSSIKASNSSSLTDRGRFSCGEIHVICGPMFAGKTTALLQRVQAEIDLGRSVMLIKSNKDTRYGTNSVVTHDGIRLPCWALPNLSSFSQKLGAVAYDKLDVIGIDEAQFFGDLYDFCCKAANHDGKTVIVAGLDGDYLRRTFGSVLDIVPLADSITKLTARCNVCGKRAHFTLRKTEETQTELIGGSDVYMPVCRQHYVSGQVVIEATRAVLKSQKVFDDSYVEGVTIANQ, from the exons ATGGTATTAATATCAAAGATGAAATCCCTTTTATCTCCAGCTTTCTCAACCTTTTCTCCTCATCATTTACCTAAAATTAAATCCTTTCTATCCCCtccccaaaccctaattagcttcGAATCCAAATCTATCCAAAAACCACATCAGTTGAGCCTTTGTAATtcattctcttcaataaaagCTTCCAATTCGAGTTCCTTAACGGATAGGGGTAGGTTTTCTTGTGGTGAAATTCATGTGATTTGTGGACCAATGTTTGCTGGAAAAACTACAGCTCTTCTTCAGCGAGTTCAAGCAGAAATAGATCTTGGCAG GTCTGTTATGTTGATAAAATCAAATAAGGATACAAGATATGGAACAAATTCTGTGGTAACACATGATGGGATTAGATTACCTTGCTGGGCTTTGCCCAATCTGTCATCGTTCAGTCAAAAACTTGGGGCTGTTGCTTATGATAAG CTTGATGTAATTGGTATTGATGAAGCTCAATTTTTTGGAGACCTCTATGATTTCTGCTGCAAAGCAGCTAATCATGATGGAAAGACTGTAATTGTTGCAGGTTTGGATGGTGATTACTTAAG GAGAACCTTTGGTTCGGTGCTAGATATCGTACCATTAGCTGATTCTATAACTAAGCTGACTGCTCGATGTAATGTTTGTGGCAAGCGTGCTCATTTTACCCTGAGGAAGACAGAAGAAACACAGACTGAACTAATTGGTGGATCTGACGTCTACATGCCAGTGTGCCGCCAGCACTATGTTAGTGGACAAGTAGTCATAGAAGCTACAAGGGCTGTCCTGAAATCTCAAAAGGTTTTTGACGATTCATATGTTGAAGGAGTAACTATTGCTAATCAGTAA
- the LOC113288114 gene encoding pentatricopeptide repeat-containing protein At4g16470 — translation MRLPPVRHFHLSYQIHNKSKELDSVLKGLCFSGRLREAVNLVCCSGLQLEPQTYSLLLQECIYRREYMKGKRLHGNMIVLGLTPDEFLQTKLLVLYSKSGDLDTAHSMFDKNSYRNAVSWNALIAGYVQKGEEETGLNLYYKMRSSGLLPDQFTFASVFRACSSLATLEQGKRVHGVMIKSKIGDNVVVNSALMDMYFKCSNLYDARKVFDKASERNVITWSSLIAGYGQHGRVKEVLELFHRMIDEGIKPNYVTFLAVLSACSHGGLVDDGLKYFSSMTREFGIKPRGKHYAAMVDLLGRSGRLNEAYEFVKNAPCKEHSVIWGAFLGACRNHKDLELAKVAAKKFFEMDPENAGKYIVLSNAYAMLGQWKDAKEVREGMRVSGVKKEPGCSWVEIQREVHIFLAGDKFHRKYEQVYEMIKELTSTLKDAGYIPDVRDEEDFVGE, via the coding sequence ATGCGATTACCACCAGTAAGGCATTTCCATTTATCATACCAAATCCATAATAAATCAAAAGAACTAGATTCAGTTTTAAAGGGCCTGTGTTTTTCCGGAAGATTAAGGGAAGCAGTTAATCTCGTATGCTGTTCAGGGTTACAGTTAGAGCCACAGACCTACTCTCTTCTATTACAAGAATGTATATACAGGAGAGAGTACATGAAAGGGAAAAGACTTCATGGAAATATGATTGTTCTTGGATTAACACCTGATGAATTTCTACAGACAAAATTATTAGTACTTTATTCAAAATCTGGAGATTTAGACACTGCCCACAGTATGTTCGACAAAAATTCTTATCGAAATGCAGTTTCGTGGAATGCGTTGATAGCGGGATATGTGCAAAAGGGTGAGGAAGAAACGGGGTTGAATCTTTATTATAAGATGAGATCAAGTGGTTTGCTTCCTGATCAATTCACATTTGCGTCGGTTTTTCGAGCGTGTTCTTCTTTAGCAACACTGGAACAGGGGAAGAGGGTTCATGGTGTTATGATAAAGAGTAAAATTGGTGATAATGTTGTTGTCAACAGTGCTTTAATGGATATGTATTTCAAATGTAGCAATCTTTACGATGCTCGTAAAGTTTTCGATAAAGCTTCAGAAAGAAATGTTATTACTTGGAGCTCTTTGATTGCGGGGTATGGGCAACATGGAAGAGTGAAGGAGGTTTTGGAGCTATTTCATAGGATGATAGACGAAGGAATTAAACCCAATTATGTTACCTTTCTTGCAGTTCTATCTGCTTGTAGTCACGGAGGTTTGGTAGATGACGGTTTGAAGTATTTTTCTTCTATGACTAGAGAATTTGGTATTAAACCAAGAGGTAAACATTATGCAGCAATGGTGGACCTATTAGGACGCTCCGGTAGATTAAACGAAGCATATGAGTTTGTTAAAAATGCACCTTGTAAAGAACACTCGGTAATCTGGGGTGCATTTCTTGGCGCTTGTAGGAATCACAAAGATTTAGAATTAGCAAAAGTTGCAGCTAAGAAGTTTTTTGAAATGGACCCTGAAAATGCTGGAAAATATATTGTTCTATCAAATGCTTATGCGATGTTGGGACAATGGAAAGACGCGAAAGAAGTCAGAGAAGGAATGCGAGTTTCAGGAGTGAAAAAAGAACCTGGTTGTAGTTGGGTTGAGATCCAAAGAGAAGTTCATATATTCCTTGCTGGAGATAAATTTCATAGGAAATACGAACAAGTATACGAGATGATCAAAGAACTGACTTCGACTTTGAAAGATGCAGGCTATATTCCAGATGtaagagatgaagaagattttgTGGGTGAATGA